A window from Leptospira wolffii serovar Khorat str. Khorat-H2 encodes these proteins:
- a CDS encoding DMT family transporter, with protein sequence MNLILPIFFAVLSGLAMSVQPGINSLLGRSIQSPWLASTISFLVGTIALGFVAFLLGEWKGAGSFSQAWQTQPWWIWTGGILGALVVTSALIFAPKLGATSWIALFLVGQVLTSVFLEKLGVLGFPEKPISLQKLLGLGLLIFGAWLVRKDG encoded by the coding sequence ATGAATCTGATTCTTCCTATATTCTTCGCGGTATTATCCGGTCTAGCCATGTCCGTCCAACCCGGAATCAATTCCCTATTAGGGAGAAGCATCCAAAGTCCATGGCTTGCCTCTACGATTTCCTTTCTAGTTGGAACAATTGCGTTAGGCTTCGTAGCGTTTCTCTTGGGAGAATGGAAAGGAGCCGGCTCCTTTTCCCAGGCCTGGCAAACTCAACCCTGGTGGATTTGGACGGGAGGAATTTTAGGTGCATTAGTCGTCACCTCCGCTTTGATTTTTGCGCCTAAACTGGGAGCGACTAGCTGGATCGCTTTGTTCTTAGTCGGTCAGGTGTTAACTTCCGTCTTTCTCGAAAAATTGGGTGTCTTAGGTTTTCCCGAAAAACCCATATCCTTGCAAAAGCTTTTAGGGCTGGGTCTTTTAATCTTCGGGGCCTGGTTAGTAAGAAAGGACGGATAA
- a CDS encoding TetR/AcrR family transcriptional regulator yields MLELNPSQASKNGKVRAMRSPLQERSQQRMALVLSSAERILEKIGPEETSIPEIAKASGVPRASIYQFFPDKYALFTKLAETHLGKVGEILGEKGSKDKNVPWRKLVGILINSASDYYDSTPVASMLVLGGPFSRNAYLAQEITIDNIGAGVRTQLENLKKPLYLPKKPDVATLGVEIAFACMKRGYYKENRISKTIREQATNAVVAYFSSWAKAK; encoded by the coding sequence ATGTTAGAATTAAACCCTTCCCAAGCTTCCAAAAACGGGAAAGTTAGAGCAATGCGTAGCCCTTTGCAGGAAAGATCCCAGCAGAGAATGGCTCTGGTGCTATCATCCGCGGAAAGAATATTGGAAAAGATCGGGCCGGAAGAGACCTCCATTCCCGAAATCGCTAAGGCTTCGGGAGTTCCTAGGGCTAGTATCTATCAGTTTTTTCCGGATAAGTATGCGCTATTCACAAAGCTCGCAGAAACCCACCTAGGTAAGGTGGGAGAGATTCTTGGGGAGAAAGGTTCCAAAGATAAGAATGTTCCCTGGAGGAAATTAGTGGGTATTCTCATAAATTCTGCCTCGGATTATTACGACTCCACTCCGGTCGCGAGTATGCTCGTACTGGGAGGACCGTTTAGTAGGAACGCGTATCTTGCCCAGGAAATCACGATCGATAATATAGGAGCGGGTGTCAGAACCCAGTTGGAAAACTTAAAGAAACCTTTATATCTTCCCAAAAAACCGGATGTGGCGACTCTCGGAGTGGAGATAGCATTCGCATGTATGAAGAGAGGATACTATAAGGAAAACAGAATTTCCAAAACCATACGTGAACAGGCCACAAACGCGGTAGTCGCCTATTTTTCTTCCTGGGCCAAGGCTAAATAA
- a CDS encoding flavin-containing monooxygenase → MKANKRVCVVGAGPSGIAAAKNCVEYGLDVVVFEKNDKVGGNWVFNSKTGHSSVYENTHIISSKVWSEYEDFPMPADYPEYPNHKQLQAYFESYAKHFGVYDKIRFHHAIQKITRTEEGDWKVEFKNDAGKLKVENFDILMVANGHHWFPKYPEYEGKFTGKFIHSHDFKGVTEEWRGKDVLIIGGGNSACDVAVESARLAKSVKLSMRSAQWFFPKFLFGMPSDVFAASTPSWIPAKIKQYTLTKLLHLLQGSYKNYGLPVNKTLALSHHPTLNSDLLDFIRHGRIHPRPAIKSLHGKEVEFVNGVREHFDIICACTGFWTVFPFFDKSFIDYQYVEKIPLYRKMMHPKYQNLYFIGLFQPVGCIWPMADYQAKLACMEILGKYKRPKDIEAAIDYEIKHPHFSFGGGQRHAVEVDYHAFRKELAGELLQAGIDIGKPPGGKKSLYKDFSKQDAKLALAR, encoded by the coding sequence ATGAAAGCGAATAAAAGGGTTTGCGTAGTAGGTGCGGGGCCGAGTGGGATCGCCGCTGCAAAGAATTGTGTGGAATACGGGCTGGATGTGGTCGTATTCGAGAAAAACGATAAGGTGGGTGGTAACTGGGTATTTAATTCCAAAACGGGTCATTCGAGCGTGTACGAGAACACGCATATCATCAGTTCCAAGGTCTGGTCCGAGTATGAGGATTTTCCCATGCCGGCCGACTATCCAGAGTATCCTAATCATAAGCAGCTACAAGCGTATTTCGAATCGTATGCGAAACATTTCGGAGTATATGATAAGATCCGATTCCATCACGCTATTCAAAAGATTACTAGAACCGAAGAGGGGGATTGGAAGGTAGAATTCAAGAACGACGCAGGAAAGCTTAAAGTAGAAAATTTTGATATTCTTATGGTAGCGAACGGACACCACTGGTTTCCCAAGTATCCGGAATACGAGGGAAAATTCACCGGTAAGTTCATTCATTCCCACGATTTCAAGGGAGTGACCGAAGAATGGAGAGGTAAGGACGTTCTAATCATCGGGGGAGGAAATTCCGCCTGCGATGTGGCGGTCGAGTCCGCGAGACTCGCGAAAAGCGTTAAGCTTTCGATGAGAAGCGCTCAATGGTTCTTTCCTAAGTTTCTTTTTGGGATGCCTTCCGACGTATTCGCAGCGTCGACTCCTTCCTGGATTCCCGCTAAGATCAAGCAATATACTCTTACTAAGCTATTGCATTTACTCCAGGGTTCCTACAAGAATTACGGTCTCCCCGTGAACAAGACTCTCGCTCTGAGCCATCACCCGACTCTGAACTCGGATCTTTTGGATTTCATTCGGCACGGACGCATTCATCCTAGGCCCGCGATTAAATCCCTGCATGGTAAGGAAGTGGAATTCGTAAACGGGGTTCGGGAACATTTCGATATCATCTGCGCCTGTACGGGTTTTTGGACGGTTTTTCCTTTCTTCGATAAATCGTTTATCGATTACCAATACGTGGAAAAAATCCCTTTATACCGCAAGATGATGCATCCGAAATACCAGAATCTTTATTTCATAGGACTGTTCCAACCGGTAGGTTGTATATGGCCTATGGCCGACTACCAGGCCAAGTTGGCTTGTATGGAAATATTAGGAAAATATAAAAGACCTAAGGATATCGAGGCAGCGATCGATTATGAGATCAAGCATCCTCATTTCAGCTTTGGAGGAGGTCAAAGACACGCAGTGGAAGTGGATTATCACGCATTCCGCAAGGAGTTGGCAGGCGAACTTTTGCAGGCCGGAATCGACATAGGCAAGCCTCCCGGCGGAAAAAAATCCCTGTATAAGGATTTTTCCAAGCAGGACGCTAAGCTTGCCTTAGCTCGCTAA
- a CDS encoding START domain-containing protein, whose protein sequence is MIRAVCSVILLLLVLQSSAFGEKSGWEENRSGHEVVVYVREFPGSRIKEFLGVTEIAASLSQIVAILSDPESCSYIYTQCKEITVLSGTEKSSIIYTRNQAPWPVNDRDIVITRKLEQDPKTKAIYIRLAKTDAYPKEPPSGTVRMADFQSQWTLVPTKEGTVKIEFQGHLEPGGNIPDSIINVYTGKNPYNTLVNLRKAVDEGRKKDIKVAWLKEISD, encoded by the coding sequence TTGATTCGAGCCGTTTGTTCCGTCATTCTACTATTGCTTGTCCTCCAATCCTCCGCTTTCGGCGAAAAATCGGGCTGGGAGGAAAATAGGAGCGGGCACGAAGTCGTCGTATATGTAAGGGAGTTCCCCGGATCCCGGATCAAGGAATTCTTAGGAGTTACGGAAATCGCCGCAAGCCTTTCCCAGATTGTGGCGATTTTATCCGATCCGGAAAGCTGTTCCTACATTTATACTCAATGTAAGGAAATCACCGTCTTAAGCGGAACCGAGAAAAGCTCGATCATATATACCCGCAACCAGGCCCCTTGGCCGGTCAACGACCGGGACATAGTGATCACTCGTAAGCTCGAACAGGATCCCAAAACCAAGGCGATCTATATCCGATTGGCAAAAACGGACGCCTATCCGAAAGAGCCTCCATCCGGTACGGTTCGAATGGCGGATTTCCAATCCCAATGGACGCTTGTTCCTACAAAGGAAGGAACCGTAAAAATCGAATTCCAAGGTCATCTGGAACCCGGAGGCAATATTCCCGATTCGATCATCAACGTCTACACCGGAAAGAATCCATATAACACTCTGGTAAATTTGAGAAAGGCGGTGGATGAGGGAAGGAAAAAGGACATCAAAGTAGCCTGGTTAAAAGAAATCTCCGATTAA
- a CDS encoding SpoIIE family protein phosphatase has protein sequence MLDSFLFSHHATGVLSLFILTVVLSGFLIFKKNKTVPTYYLILMYIVYGIMFVGYFISYSLFDPLAAYHRYLTVFMIFGIVGFIGFCYNFPRNIHKKESKIVIALSSFIGLAAWIHFILKTYNTEKVYSFTAHQFSFDFGKEASLAILLCFAISVVVLIRKIIHFSTYSGVWTRWRDAFSDSPAWIRVPMRSILSVPVGLIKLLLPKGKESIALSAFLITVIVNVANAYNNVLNKSGAISYDTFAVVYFILATTNLFLIQRAYLNHSPEPTSFLVKILSSAVVIVILALGAISYITVFAIDKADERESIVKTAAVKAAIQNGNSDYPAGVQYVLSRKSGPGMFDHSYEILYSADRSLDKTSLKKGEAIYKKQELHEIIERNKKKFKDKSGTEIEDISKEDLKKTELPLETRLYRMADKFYTHYDFLIGSTRYEVGFGYREFRETIHAVVRWLVLIALGTTVFILIAFPILLRVSLVTPLNRLLSGVEKVNHGDLNVNVPIKTMDEVGFLSLSFNSMVDSIRSAREELQDHADNLEEKVRERTKEVQEKMQEVQQLKIQQDGDYFLTSLLAKPLFYNANKSANVHTSFIIRQKKYFEFRNKQGELGGDICLTGNLRLGNQEKNRKYTMAMNGDAMGKSMQGAGGSLVMGVVMNSIMARSAANKRILNKTPEEWLTDVYHEVHSVFKSFDGSMVISATILLIDDESGEMYYWNAEHPFSVLYRDGKASFIESDLELRKLGLDSEYEFKVQKFQLKPGDIVILASDGRDDLLLPNTEGKRIINEDERIFLNVVERSGGDPQKIEENIRKIGEIIDDLSIMRIGYQESEVLAPIETVSDRKDTADLITIKSLYKEGKDLYKSGEVQKAIGVLLDAYTSDPSYQKLNKLLGLLSFKEKDYPLAVQVLSKYLAFDPDTAELWYYLSVAEKRLGNLTQSLEAAMMVNKLQPMNVQNLVHLSDLNRLLGNKQEAIQFTKTLEDIDPENKNLIKLKKLLETE, from the coding sequence ATGCTCGACTCCTTCCTGTTCTCCCATCACGCAACGGGAGTTCTATCCCTATTCATATTAACCGTTGTTCTTTCCGGATTCCTAATCTTCAAAAAGAACAAAACGGTTCCCACATATTATTTAATATTAATGTATATCGTCTACGGAATCATGTTCGTGGGATATTTCATTTCGTATTCGCTTTTCGATCCCTTGGCCGCCTACCATAGATACCTGACGGTTTTCATGATCTTCGGAATCGTCGGCTTTATAGGATTTTGCTACAATTTTCCCCGCAATATACATAAGAAGGAATCCAAAATCGTAATCGCGTTGAGTTCATTCATAGGACTTGCCGCATGGATTCACTTCATTCTGAAGACTTATAATACGGAGAAGGTCTACTCCTTTACCGCGCATCAATTCAGTTTCGATTTCGGAAAGGAAGCCAGTCTTGCGATTCTTCTCTGTTTTGCGATCAGCGTGGTGGTTTTAATCCGAAAAATCATCCATTTCTCCACTTACTCGGGCGTCTGGACTCGTTGGAGAGACGCATTCTCCGATTCTCCGGCTTGGATCCGCGTTCCCATGCGTTCTATTCTATCCGTACCCGTCGGGTTGATTAAGCTGCTTCTGCCGAAAGGAAAGGAATCCATCGCCTTAAGTGCATTCCTCATAACGGTAATAGTGAACGTTGCGAACGCTTATAATAACGTTTTAAACAAGTCCGGCGCCATTTCTTACGACACGTTCGCGGTGGTATATTTCATTCTCGCCACTACGAATCTATTCCTGATCCAAAGAGCTTATTTGAATCATTCTCCCGAACCCACGAGCTTTCTAGTGAAGATCCTTTCCAGTGCGGTGGTAATCGTAATTTTGGCCTTAGGTGCGATCAGCTACATCACCGTATTTGCGATCGATAAAGCCGACGAAAGGGAAAGCATCGTAAAAACCGCAGCAGTGAAAGCAGCCATCCAAAACGGCAACTCCGACTATCCCGCAGGAGTGCAATACGTCCTCTCCAGAAAATCCGGACCGGGGATGTTCGATCATTCCTACGAAATCCTATATTCCGCAGACCGTTCCTTGGATAAAACTTCCTTAAAAAAAGGGGAAGCGATCTATAAGAAGCAGGAATTGCACGAGATAATCGAGCGCAATAAAAAGAAATTCAAAGATAAATCGGGAACCGAAATCGAGGATATTTCCAAAGAAGACCTGAAAAAAACGGAACTCCCCTTGGAAACTAGACTGTATAGAATGGCCGACAAATTCTATACACATTACGATTTCCTAATCGGTTCCACTCGCTACGAGGTAGGATTCGGTTATAGGGAATTCAGGGAAACGATCCATGCCGTCGTCCGATGGTTGGTGTTGATCGCGCTCGGAACTACCGTATTTATTCTAATAGCGTTCCCTATTCTACTCCGAGTGAGTTTGGTAACCCCCCTCAATCGACTTTTATCCGGTGTGGAAAAGGTAAATCACGGAGATCTGAACGTAAACGTACCTATCAAGACTATGGACGAAGTCGGCTTCCTTTCCCTTTCCTTCAACTCCATGGTGGATTCCATCAGAAGCGCTAGAGAGGAACTACAGGATCACGCGGACAATCTGGAGGAAAAGGTCAGAGAAAGGACCAAAGAAGTTCAGGAGAAGATGCAGGAGGTCCAACAACTCAAAATTCAGCAGGACGGGGACTACTTTCTCACTTCTCTTCTGGCAAAACCCCTGTTCTATAATGCGAATAAATCTGCAAACGTGCATACGAGCTTCATCATACGCCAGAAAAAATATTTCGAATTCAGAAACAAGCAAGGAGAACTGGGAGGAGATATCTGCCTAACGGGGAACCTACGTTTAGGTAATCAGGAAAAAAATAGAAAGTATACCATGGCCATGAACGGGGACGCTATGGGAAAATCCATGCAAGGAGCGGGAGGTTCCCTAGTCATGGGAGTGGTGATGAATTCCATCATGGCTAGATCTGCGGCCAATAAGAGAATTCTGAACAAGACTCCGGAAGAATGGCTAACGGACGTATATCACGAAGTGCACTCGGTCTTCAAGAGCTTTGACGGAAGCATGGTGATCTCTGCCACAATTCTACTCATAGACGACGAGTCCGGCGAAATGTATTACTGGAACGCAGAGCACCCGTTCTCCGTTCTATACAGGGACGGGAAAGCGTCCTTTATAGAATCCGATCTGGAATTGAGAAAACTAGGTCTGGATTCGGAATACGAATTTAAGGTCCAGAAATTCCAGCTCAAGCCGGGAGATATCGTCATACTCGCCTCGGACGGAAGAGACGATCTGCTGCTACCGAATACGGAAGGTAAGAGGATCATTAACGAGGACGAGAGGATCTTCTTGAACGTCGTGGAAAGATCCGGGGGAGATCCTCAGAAGATAGAGGAGAATATACGAAAAATAGGAGAGATCATCGACGACTTATCCATCATGAGGATCGGTTATCAGGAATCCGAAGTCCTAGCACCGATCGAGACCGTTTCTGATCGGAAAGATACGGCCGACCTAATCACCATCAAGAGCCTATACAAGGAAGGTAAGGATCTTTATAAAAGCGGAGAGGTCCAAAAGGCGATCGGAGTACTGCTCGACGCTTATACCAGCGATCCTTCCTACCAAAAATTGAACAAACTCTTGGGCCTCTTGAGTTTTAAAGAGAAAGACTATCCGTTAGCTGTTCAAGTGTTGAGCAAATACTTGGCTTTCGATCCTGACACCGCGGAATTATGGTATTACCTATCCGTAGCGGAAAAGAGATTAGGAAACCTGACCCAATCCTTAGAGGCGGCCATGATGGTGAATAAGCTCCAACCAATGAATGTCCAAAATTTGGTTCATCTCTCCGATCTAAACCGATTACTCGGAAATAAACAGGAAGCAATCCAGTTCACAAAGACCTTGGAAGACATAGATCCGGAAAATAAGAATCTCATAAAACTGAAAAAACTTCTGGAGACCGAATGA
- a CDS encoding NAD(P)H-binding protein — MKIFVYGGTGLVSGLVLEKLLADGHEVYAGSRHPEKGKKAQNLHWVFSDAQKPNEGVEILEKVDRAFFVSPAGYTNQYEILSPWLEKAKAVKLGKFVLMSAMGVEYAPEEAPFRKLEIAIEKSGLNYTILRPNWFMQNFQTYWLSGILKDHKIYFPGGEGKTSFIDARDIASSAVAVLLSDSSNGKGITITGKEALTHAEVAAKISKATGLKVDYVDITPQDFQAGLIGAGLSEDYAGFMAFIANALKEGHSAPIFASVQELTGKEPISFDQYVQDHKGVWVN; from the coding sequence ATGAAGATTTTCGTATACGGAGGAACGGGCTTGGTTTCCGGGTTGGTTCTGGAAAAACTATTAGCGGATGGACACGAGGTTTATGCGGGGAGCAGACATCCAGAAAAAGGGAAGAAGGCGCAAAATTTGCATTGGGTATTCTCGGATGCCCAAAAACCGAACGAAGGGGTGGAGATATTGGAAAAGGTGGACAGAGCCTTTTTCGTTTCGCCTGCAGGTTACACGAACCAGTATGAAATTCTAAGTCCATGGCTGGAAAAGGCTAAAGCCGTAAAGCTGGGAAAATTCGTGCTCATGTCGGCTATGGGCGTAGAGTATGCTCCGGAAGAGGCCCCCTTCCGCAAATTGGAGATCGCTATAGAAAAATCGGGGCTGAATTATACGATTTTGCGGCCGAATTGGTTCATGCAAAACTTCCAGACCTATTGGCTTTCCGGAATATTAAAAGACCATAAAATATATTTCCCGGGAGGAGAAGGAAAAACCAGCTTCATAGACGCGAGAGACATCGCTTCTTCCGCGGTTGCGGTTTTACTGAGCGACTCTTCCAACGGCAAAGGAATTACGATCACCGGAAAAGAGGCCCTCACTCATGCGGAAGTCGCCGCCAAAATATCCAAGGCCACCGGCCTAAAAGTGGACTATGTGGATATCACACCGCAAGATTTCCAAGCAGGATTGATAGGCGCGGGCTTATCGGAAGACTACGCGGGATTCATGGCATTCATTGCAAACGCTCTGAAAGAAGGACACTCGGCGCCGATATTCGCTTCCGTCCAGGAACTCACCGGGAAAGAGCCGATCAGCTTCGACCAATATGTGCAAGATCATAAGGGCGTTTGGGTGAATTAA
- a CDS encoding AraC family transcriptional regulator: MDLLSEILDSAGWKTDLLARTSVYKAWGLRFPCERSGGFHIISQGSCFVRYEGKCVPLEKGDVVFISKGLDHELVSSPKEKVVDIQKFKEIASKDSKSPKSPITTFVSVRYEVLDFPQHPFFLELPEFILVRSSEIPAHHPLHTSMLLISQEVDSGIGSDLILQRLTDILLYYVIRHWLNMNTNASPGWLNAFKDEKTLSALESMHKKISYPWTLDKLALAVGISRASLANRFRDILGCTPMDYLARLRIDKGKLLLLEQNSTLEEVARTVGYSSAFSFSKAYKRIYGVSPRNEETSAIRIGA; this comes from the coding sequence ATGGACCTTTTATCCGAGATCTTAGATTCCGCCGGTTGGAAGACGGACTTACTCGCTCGAACTTCCGTTTATAAGGCATGGGGCCTGCGTTTCCCTTGCGAAAGAAGCGGAGGGTTTCATATTATTTCCCAAGGGTCCTGTTTCGTCAGGTATGAAGGGAAATGCGTTCCTTTGGAAAAAGGGGACGTAGTTTTTATCTCCAAGGGATTGGATCACGAACTGGTCTCCTCTCCGAAGGAAAAGGTGGTGGATATTCAAAAATTCAAGGAGATTGCATCTAAAGATTCCAAATCTCCTAAATCACCCATTACCACCTTCGTTTCCGTGCGTTATGAGGTGCTCGATTTCCCCCAACATCCGTTCTTCCTGGAATTGCCCGAATTCATTTTGGTTCGATCTTCCGAAATTCCGGCGCATCATCCTTTACATACTTCCATGTTGCTGATTTCTCAAGAGGTGGATTCCGGGATCGGATCCGATTTGATTTTACAGAGACTGACGGACATTCTATTATACTACGTGATCCGACATTGGTTGAATATGAATACGAACGCTTCTCCAGGATGGTTGAACGCGTTCAAGGACGAAAAGACTCTGTCCGCCCTGGAATCCATGCACAAGAAAATCTCCTATCCATGGACTTTGGATAAATTGGCCTTAGCCGTAGGAATCTCCCGGGCCTCTTTGGCCAATCGATTCCGGGACATTTTAGGCTGCACACCCATGGATTATCTGGCAAGGCTCAGGATCGACAAAGGGAAGCTCCTACTCTTGGAACAAAATTCCACATTGGAAGAAGTGGCTCGGACCGTAGGATATTCCTCCGCATTCTCTTTCTCTAAGGCCTATAAGAGAATTTACGGCGTCTCTCCTCGGAACGAGGAAACTTCCGCTATTCGGATCGGAGCTTGA